One part of the Bacillus sp. FJAT-27916 genome encodes these proteins:
- the mce gene encoding methylmalonyl-CoA epimerase: MHRGIDHIGVAVKSISKALPIYEDVLGMIHEGEEIVQGQKVRVAFLSAGNTRIELLEPLDETSPIAKFIETKGEGIHHIALEVTSIKDRIAELKEKGLQLIDEEPRPGAHHTEVAFIHPKSVHRVLVELCEKPKREE, translated from the coding sequence ATGCATAGGGGAATTGATCATATAGGCGTTGCCGTGAAATCAATTTCGAAAGCGCTTCCTATTTATGAGGATGTACTTGGAATGATTCACGAAGGGGAAGAAATTGTTCAAGGTCAAAAGGTAAGGGTTGCCTTCCTATCGGCAGGAAATACCCGGATTGAGCTGCTAGAACCTCTTGATGAGACAAGCCCAATTGCGAAGTTTATCGAAACAAAAGGGGAGGGCATTCACCATATTGCTCTTGAAGTTACGAGTATTAAAGATAGAATTGCTGAACTGAAAGAAAAAGGATTACAGTTGATTGATGAAGAACCGAGGCCTGGTGCACATCATACAGAAGTGGCATTCATACATCCTAAGTCAGTACATAGGGTTTTGGTTGAATTATGTGAGAAACCGAAACGGGAGGAATAA
- a CDS encoding acyl-CoA carboxylase subunit beta, whose protein sequence is MDIYEKITELYDRRNDIELGGGFEKIEKQHDKGKLTARERIDLLVDEDSFVELYAFVEHRNKDFGLDQVKGPGDGVVTGYGKIDGRPVYIFSQDFTVFGGALGEMHAKKISNIMDLAAKNGAPIIGLNDSGGARIQEGVTSLDGYGHVFYRNVIYSGVVPQISVIMGPCAGGAVYSPAITDFVFMVDKTSQMFITGPKVIETVTGEKISSEDLGGAKVHNTVSGNAHFEGKTEEETLLMVRQLVSYLPLNNEQSPPRKDWNDNDDDRPDLCDIVPFDGVRPYDVRKVVREVVDEGSFMEIQEGFAKNIVIGLARLRGETIGLVCNQPKNMAGGLDINSSDKAARFIRFCDSFNIPIVTFEDVSGFFPGIKQEHGGIIRHGAKILYAYSEATVPKLTVILRKAYGGAYVALNSKSIGADLVYAWPNAEIAVMGPQGAANIIFAREINNSPDPEKVRQQKIEEYREKFANPYVAASQGMVDDVIDPRETRLKIAQALEILRTKKEVRPAKKHGNIPL, encoded by the coding sequence GTGGATATTTACGAGAAGATCACGGAGCTGTATGACAGAAGGAATGATATTGAGCTTGGCGGTGGATTCGAGAAGATTGAGAAGCAGCATGATAAGGGAAAATTAACGGCCAGGGAACGGATTGACCTTCTTGTAGATGAGGATAGCTTTGTAGAACTATATGCATTTGTTGAACATCGTAATAAAGATTTCGGGCTGGATCAGGTAAAGGGGCCGGGAGATGGTGTAGTAACCGGGTACGGCAAAATTGATGGCAGGCCTGTATACATATTCTCACAGGATTTCACGGTATTTGGAGGAGCTCTTGGTGAGATGCATGCCAAGAAAATCTCCAATATTATGGACTTGGCTGCGAAAAACGGTGCGCCGATTATCGGCCTGAATGACTCAGGCGGGGCGAGAATTCAAGAAGGTGTCACATCACTTGATGGATATGGACATGTCTTCTATCGGAATGTCATCTATTCGGGGGTTGTTCCGCAAATATCTGTCATCATGGGGCCGTGCGCGGGCGGTGCCGTCTATTCGCCGGCTATTACGGATTTTGTTTTCATGGTTGATAAGACAAGCCAGATGTTCATTACAGGACCAAAGGTAATTGAAACCGTTACAGGTGAGAAGATCAGCTCAGAGGACCTCGGCGGAGCTAAGGTTCATAATACAGTGAGCGGGAATGCTCATTTCGAAGGGAAAACAGAAGAGGAGACTTTGCTGATGGTCAGACAGCTTGTGTCTTATCTGCCTCTCAATAACGAGCAATCTCCCCCTCGCAAAGACTGGAATGATAACGATGATGACCGGCCGGACCTCTGTGATATCGTGCCGTTTGATGGTGTTCGACCATATGATGTTAGAAAGGTTGTGCGAGAGGTAGTGGATGAAGGATCCTTTATGGAGATCCAGGAGGGATTTGCGAAGAATATTGTGATTGGTTTAGCCCGCCTCCGCGGGGAAACGATTGGCCTTGTTTGTAACCAGCCTAAAAACATGGCAGGGGGACTTGATATTAATTCGTCCGATAAGGCAGCACGATTCATCCGTTTTTGTGACTCCTTCAATATTCCGATTGTCACCTTTGAAGATGTATCCGGCTTCTTCCCTGGAATTAAGCAGGAGCATGGGGGAATCATTCGACATGGTGCGAAGATTCTGTATGCGTACTCAGAGGCAACAGTACCAAAGCTGACAGTCATCCTGCGCAAAGCGTACGGAGGGGCTTATGTCGCCCTCAACAGCAAATCGATTGGGGCAGATCTAGTATATGCTTGGCCAAATGCGGAAATAGCCGTTATGGGACCACAGGGTGCCGCTAACATCATCTTTGCGAGAGAAATAAATAATAGTCCAGACCCAGAGAAGGTCCGTCAGCAAAAAATTGAGGAATACCGGGAAAAGTTTGCGAATCCTTATGTGGCAGCCAGCCAAGGGATGGTTGACGATGTCATCGACCCGCGCGAGACAAGGCTCAAAATTGCTCAGGCACTAGAGATCCTAAGAACGAAGAAGGAAGTTCGCCCGGCGAAAAAGCATGGCAATATACCATTATGA
- a CDS encoding M20/M25/M40 family metallo-hydrolase → MINEERLLQEFLELVQIDSETKNEGQISKVLKDKFTALGLDVYEDNAKEATGFGAGNLICTLPGNVEGADTIYFTSHMDTVTPGVGVKPSIKDGYVVTDGTTILGADDKTGLSVMLEVLRVIKENDLKHGTIQFIITVGEESGLVGAKALDPSLIKATYGFALDSDEAVGNIIVAAPTQAKIKAVIKGKTAHAGVAPEKGVSAITIAAKAIAKMPLGRIDEETTANIGRFDGGNQQTNIVVDHVEILAEARSLITEKMEAQAALMKEAFESVAAEMGGTAEVEIDVMYPGFKYGDGDHVVEVAKKAARKIGREPELKHSGGGSDANVIAGHGIPTVNLAVGYEEIHTTNEKMPIAELYKLGEMVLAIIEEVAAPTK, encoded by the coding sequence ATGATTAATGAAGAAAGATTATTGCAGGAATTCCTAGAATTAGTCCAAATCGATTCTGAAACAAAAAATGAAGGCCAAATCTCAAAAGTATTAAAAGATAAATTCACGGCGCTTGGCCTGGATGTATACGAAGACAATGCCAAAGAAGCTACAGGCTTTGGGGCTGGAAACTTAATTTGTACACTTCCTGGAAATGTGGAGGGTGCGGATACCATTTACTTCACATCCCATATGGATACCGTAACACCAGGAGTCGGCGTTAAGCCAAGCATTAAGGATGGCTATGTTGTAACTGATGGGACAACCATCCTTGGAGCGGATGATAAGACTGGTCTTTCAGTCATGCTTGAGGTACTTCGTGTAATCAAAGAGAATGACTTGAAGCACGGAACAATCCAATTCATTATTACAGTGGGAGAAGAATCCGGCCTTGTAGGTGCGAAGGCGCTAGATCCATCTCTTATTAAAGCTACATACGGTTTTGCACTAGACAGCGATGAAGCGGTAGGAAATATTATCGTTGCTGCTCCGACACAAGCAAAAATTAAAGCGGTGATTAAAGGGAAAACAGCTCATGCAGGCGTGGCTCCTGAAAAGGGCGTTTCAGCAATCACGATTGCTGCAAAAGCTATCGCAAAAATGCCGCTTGGCCGCATTGATGAAGAAACAACTGCGAATATCGGTCGTTTTGATGGCGGTAATCAGCAAACAAATATCGTAGTAGACCATGTTGAAATCTTGGCAGAAGCACGTTCATTAATTACAGAGAAGATGGAAGCTCAAGCAGCTCTCATGAAGGAAGCGTTTGAATCTGTGGCAGCTGAGATGGGCGGTACAGCAGAGGTGGAAATCGATGTCATGTACCCTGGCTTCAAATATGGAGACGGTGACCATGTCGTAGAAGTAGCCAAGAAGGCTGCACGAAAAATCGGAAGAGAACCTGAATTAAAGCATAGCGGCGGCGGTTCTGACGCAAACGTCATTGCCGGACATGGCATTCCGACAGTCAACCTGGCAGTAGGCTATGAAGAAATTCATACAACCAATGAAAAAATGCCAATTGCTGAACTATATAAATTAGGTGAAATGGTCCTGGCCATCATTGAAGAAGTAGCTGCTCCAACGAAGTAA
- a CDS encoding DNA polymerase IV gives MTVKGQPKRGGRIILHVDMNSFYASVEIAFDPALKGKPLAIAGNAKERRGIIVTCSYEARKFGVKTTMPIWQAQKLCPKLIVMEPNFDRYRSASQGIFELLRTFTPLVEPVSIDEGYLDITDYCEGKSPIKIAQTIQERIMETMGLPCSIGIAPNKFLAKTASDMKKPMGITILRKREVKDKLWPLPVGEMHGVGEKTAEKLATLQIKTIGDLANAYEGALEKLLGINGLRLKERANGIDRREVDPESIYDYKSVGNSTTLPRDVANQQELFAVLKRLSEKVGARLKKKELLAAKVQIMIRYKDRRTVTRGKTLVNPIVKGDDLYTHAKELFMKHWSGDPVRLLGVTANEVVDAHEAMKQLDLFSYTQDVKEVKLESAMDAITKKFGSQIIQKGIEVKDSNAASNTSFSKDFLHRPKQGE, from the coding sequence ATGACAGTAAAAGGGCAGCCCAAAAGAGGAGGGCGCATTATTCTGCACGTAGATATGAATAGCTTTTATGCTTCGGTCGAAATCGCCTTTGACCCAGCACTCAAAGGGAAGCCTCTGGCCATTGCGGGAAATGCAAAGGAGCGCAGAGGCATTATCGTGACCTGCAGTTACGAGGCACGGAAGTTTGGCGTTAAGACGACCATGCCTATTTGGCAGGCGCAAAAGCTTTGCCCGAAACTGATTGTGATGGAACCTAATTTTGACCGTTACCGCTCAGCCTCCCAAGGGATCTTTGAACTGCTTCGAACATTTACTCCATTAGTGGAGCCGGTATCCATTGATGAGGGCTATTTAGATATCACGGATTATTGTGAAGGAAAGTCACCCATCAAGATTGCACAAACGATTCAGGAGCGCATTATGGAGACGATGGGTCTTCCGTGCAGCATTGGGATTGCACCGAATAAATTCCTAGCCAAAACTGCCTCTGACATGAAGAAGCCGATGGGCATCACCATCCTCCGCAAACGTGAAGTAAAGGACAAGCTTTGGCCTCTTCCGGTCGGGGAAATGCATGGAGTCGGTGAGAAAACAGCTGAAAAGCTGGCAACACTGCAAATCAAAACCATCGGCGACCTAGCAAATGCCTATGAAGGAGCACTAGAGAAGCTCCTCGGCATCAATGGGCTCCGCCTGAAGGAACGGGCAAACGGGATAGACCGCCGAGAGGTAGACCCCGAATCAATCTATGATTACAAAAGTGTCGGTAACTCGACAACACTTCCGAGAGATGTTGCCAATCAGCAGGAATTATTTGCTGTGCTGAAGCGTTTGAGTGAAAAAGTCGGGGCAAGACTCAAGAAAAAAGAGCTATTAGCGGCAAAAGTTCAAATAATGATACGTTATAAGGATAGAAGAACCGTAACTCGGGGTAAAACATTGGTAAACCCTATCGTCAAAGGCGATGATTTGTACACACATGCGAAGGAATTGTTCATGAAGCATTGGAGCGGCGATCCCGTCCGTCTGCTCGGTGTTACTGCCAATGAAGTCGTCGACGCCCACGAGGCCATGAAGCAGCTCGATTTATTTTCCTACACACAGGATGTGAAGGAAGTGAAGCTTGAGTCTGCCATGGATGCCATTACGAAGAAGTTCGGAAGCCAAATCATTCAAAAAGGCATTGAAGTCAAAGATTCCAATGCCGCTAGCAATACGAGCTTCAGCAAGGATTTTTTGCATCGTCCAAAGCAAGGGGAGTGA
- the gndA gene encoding NADP-dependent phosphogluconate dehydrogenase, translating into MGKQQIGVIGLAVMGKNLAFNIESRGYSISVYNRSSDKTDAMMKEAEGKNVLPTYSIEEFVNSLEKPRKILIMVKAGAATDATIAQLTPYLDKGDIIIDGGNTFYKDTQRRNEELSKQGFYFIGTGVSGGEEGALKGPSIMPGGQKEAYELVAPILKAISAKVGEDDCCTYIGPDGAGHYVKMVHNGIEYGDMQLISESYSLLRHILGLNAEELHEVFSEWNKGELDSYLIEITADIFTKKDEETGKPMVDIILDKAGQKGTGKWTSQSALDLGVPLPIITESVFARFLSALKDERVAASKVLSGPAQKEFTGDKEAFIESIRKALYMSKICSYAQGFAQMKAASDEFGWDLQYGDIAMIFRGGCIIRAQFLQKIKDAYDRNPELKNLLLDDYFKEIVTSYQDALREVIGAAIQAGIPVPCFSAALSYYDSYRAETLPANLLQAQRDYFGAHTYERVDKEGIFHTEWME; encoded by the coding sequence ATGGGAAAACAACAAATCGGTGTCATCGGTCTAGCCGTCATGGGCAAAAACCTAGCATTTAATATAGAAAGCCGCGGGTATTCCATTTCCGTTTATAATCGTTCTTCTGATAAGACAGACGCAATGATGAAAGAGGCGGAAGGCAAAAATGTGCTGCCTACATATTCAATTGAGGAATTCGTCAATTCTCTAGAAAAACCTCGTAAAATACTAATTATGGTTAAAGCAGGTGCCGCTACAGATGCGACAATTGCACAATTAACTCCTTACCTTGATAAAGGTGATATTATCATTGACGGCGGCAACACATTCTACAAAGACACACAACGCCGTAATGAAGAGCTCAGCAAGCAAGGCTTCTACTTCATCGGTACCGGTGTTTCCGGCGGTGAAGAGGGAGCATTGAAAGGTCCTTCCATCATGCCGGGCGGGCAAAAAGAAGCGTATGAGCTTGTTGCTCCTATCTTGAAGGCGATCTCTGCTAAAGTCGGCGAAGATGATTGCTGCACATACATCGGTCCGGATGGAGCAGGACATTATGTCAAAATGGTCCATAACGGAATCGAATATGGAGACATGCAATTGATCTCTGAATCCTATTCCTTGCTCCGCCATATTCTTGGACTTAACGCTGAGGAATTACATGAAGTGTTCTCTGAGTGGAATAAAGGTGAACTAGACAGCTACCTAATTGAAATCACAGCTGATATCTTTACGAAAAAGGATGAAGAAACAGGCAAGCCAATGGTTGACATCATTCTTGATAAAGCAGGCCAAAAAGGTACTGGAAAATGGACAAGCCAAAGTGCACTTGACCTTGGTGTTCCGCTTCCAATCATCACAGAATCCGTATTTGCACGCTTCTTGTCTGCCTTGAAGGATGAGCGTGTTGCTGCTTCTAAAGTATTATCTGGTCCTGCACAGAAAGAATTTACTGGTGATAAAGAAGCATTCATCGAATCTATCCGCAAGGCCCTTTATATGAGTAAAATTTGCTCTTATGCACAAGGATTCGCTCAAATGAAAGCTGCATCTGATGAATTCGGCTGGGATCTTCAATACGGTGATATCGCGATGATCTTCCGCGGCGGCTGTATCATCCGTGCGCAATTCCTGCAAAAAATCAAGGATGCCTATGACCGCAATCCTGAGCTGAAGAACCTTCTTCTTGACGATTACTTCAAAGAAATCGTGACTAGCTACCAGGATGCGCTTCGTGAAGTGATTGGCGCAGCAATCCAAGCAGGTATTCCTGTACCATGCTTCAGCGCTGCCCTTTCATACTATGACAGCTACCGTGCAGAAACATTGCCTGCAAACCTATTGCAAGCACAACGTGACTACTTTGGTGCTCATACGTATGAGCGTGTGGATAAAGAAGGTATCTTCCATACAGAATGGATGGAATAA
- a CDS encoding dicarboxylate/amino acid:cation symporter, which translates to MKQFGILPKIIAAIFLGIMIGLIAPAWLVRIFATFNGLFSTFLEFIIPFIIIGFIASGIGMMGRGAGKMLGITTGLAYASTILAGIFAFLAAKTLYPSLLQNQVSKSFTSPEEALLSPYFTIEMPAVMGVMTALLVAFTIGLGMASIKGDALLNVMEEFKEIVVKVINVIIIPLLPLHIFGIFANMTQGGQIASIMSVFAKVFVMIIALHLIMLAFQYTMAGSVTKNNPYQMLKGMLPAYFTALGTQSSASTIPVTLKFTKKMGVNKKVADFTVPLLATIHLSGSTITLVSCAMAVMMLQGIDTGFMQMLPFILMLGVTMIAAPGVPGGAVMAALGLLESMLGFSDNMLSLMIALYLAQDSFGTACNVTGDGAISALAGRFAPKEDSSKLQIEREEQVI; encoded by the coding sequence ATGAAACAATTTGGGATTTTACCGAAAATTATCGCTGCCATTTTCTTAGGAATTATGATTGGTCTTATTGCACCAGCCTGGCTGGTTCGCATATTCGCAACCTTTAATGGGTTATTCTCTACCTTTCTTGAATTCATCATTCCGTTCATTATTATTGGCTTCATCGCTTCGGGAATCGGAATGATGGGAAGAGGAGCTGGAAAAATGCTTGGCATTACAACCGGTCTTGCCTATGCTTCAACCATCCTTGCCGGAATATTTGCCTTCCTGGCTGCCAAGACATTGTATCCATCCCTTCTGCAAAACCAGGTATCCAAAAGCTTCACAAGCCCTGAGGAGGCCTTGCTGTCCCCTTATTTCACGATTGAAATGCCCGCTGTAATGGGTGTTATGACGGCCCTTTTAGTAGCCTTTACAATTGGACTCGGGATGGCATCTATTAAGGGTGATGCCCTGCTGAATGTGATGGAAGAGTTTAAAGAGATTGTCGTCAAAGTGATTAATGTAATCATCATCCCGCTTTTGCCACTTCATATATTCGGCATCTTCGCCAATATGACACAAGGCGGACAGATTGCTTCCATTATGAGTGTATTCGCAAAAGTGTTCGTCATGATTATCGCACTCCATCTCATTATGCTGGCATTCCAATATACGATGGCAGGCTCTGTCACAAAGAATAATCCATACCAGATGCTAAAAGGGATGCTGCCAGCTTATTTCACCGCCCTTGGAACACAGTCATCTGCTTCAACCATTCCGGTTACCCTGAAGTTCACGAAGAAAATGGGCGTGAACAAAAAAGTCGCTGATTTCACGGTGCCTCTATTAGCAACCATTCATCTATCTGGCAGTACGATTACATTAGTCAGTTGTGCGATGGCGGTCATGATGCTTCAAGGCATAGATACTGGATTTATGCAGATGCTTCCATTCATTTTGATGCTTGGCGTAACAATGATCGCGGCTCCCGGGGTTCCCGGCGGTGCGGTCATGGCGGCACTAGGTCTGCTGGAATCCATGCTTGGTTTCTCTGATAATATGCTTTCACTCATGATTGCCCTCTATCTCGCACAGGATAGCTTTGGGACTGCCTGCAACGTGACAGGCGACGGAGCGATATCGGCCCTTGCAGGTCGTTTCGCTCCTAAGGAGGACTCCTCCAAGCTTCAAATCGAACGAGAGGAACAGGTCATCTAA
- the abc-f gene encoding ribosomal protection-like ABC-F family protein, producing the protein MNVISLRGIKKSYGDKDVLTGMELHVRIKERIGLIGINGAGKTTAANILAGELEPDEGVIESSSDHLNIGYLRQSVEYSSKTFKAIEEAGHDKGFYTFASLMGLRKLKKWNEEDFGHLSGGERIKLALAHVWASSPDLLILDEPTNHLDQEGIEWLIGELQVFPGAVVIISHDRYFLDETVTRIFELEKGEAKAYDGNYSAYHAQKAENRRIEQIAYENQQKDIRRIESQMEQLQNWSEKAHKESTKQGGTIGAKEYHRVKAKKMDIQVKSKRKRLESELRKHKAEKPEEEPQVDFRFLDAGKHGKRIIEVKKLKKHYGEEVLFENSHFYVKRGERFALTGSNGSGKTTLLRILCQEENATDGEVWVSPGVSFGYMSQDVGDLPADKSAIEVIGLHDREEQQRAKLILTHLGLSRDDIIKPMQALSLGQRTKVKLACLLLQGYELLILDEPTNHLDLISRERLESALASYQGTVIAVSHDRFFLNKICDKRLHIENKQIKRLEDNVIMEEKTDSLEEQLMVMETEMTALLGKLSERTAGDGIYEQLDERFNALASQKKDLLKNKR; encoded by the coding sequence ATGAATGTCATCAGTCTAAGAGGAATAAAAAAATCGTACGGAGATAAAGATGTTCTGACAGGAATGGAGCTGCATGTCCGCATAAAGGAACGGATTGGACTTATAGGGATAAATGGAGCGGGAAAAACTACTGCAGCTAATATTTTGGCAGGTGAGCTTGAACCGGATGAGGGAGTAATAGAATCATCATCAGATCATTTGAACATCGGCTATTTACGCCAGTCGGTTGAATACTCCAGCAAAACATTTAAAGCAATCGAAGAGGCGGGGCATGATAAAGGATTTTACACTTTTGCAAGCTTGATGGGACTTCGAAAGCTCAAGAAATGGAATGAAGAGGATTTCGGACATTTAAGCGGAGGAGAGAGAATCAAGCTCGCACTTGCTCATGTATGGGCCTCATCGCCTGATTTATTGATTCTAGATGAACCGACCAACCATTTGGACCAGGAGGGAATCGAATGGCTGATTGGGGAATTGCAGGTCTTTCCTGGTGCCGTGGTCATTATATCCCACGACCGTTATTTTCTCGACGAAACAGTTACAAGAATCTTTGAATTGGAGAAAGGGGAAGCAAAAGCCTACGACGGCAATTATTCTGCCTATCATGCACAGAAAGCGGAGAATAGACGTATTGAACAAATTGCCTATGAGAATCAGCAGAAGGACATCCGCCGAATTGAGTCACAAATGGAGCAATTGCAGAATTGGTCTGAAAAGGCCCATAAAGAATCTACCAAGCAGGGAGGAACCATCGGGGCGAAAGAATACCATCGTGTGAAGGCAAAGAAGATGGATATACAAGTCAAATCAAAAAGAAAACGTCTTGAATCAGAACTGAGGAAGCATAAAGCCGAAAAACCGGAGGAAGAGCCTCAAGTTGATTTCCGCTTCTTGGACGCTGGAAAGCATGGGAAGAGAATAATAGAGGTGAAGAAATTAAAGAAGCATTATGGAGAAGAAGTTTTGTTCGAAAATAGCCATTTCTACGTGAAGCGAGGAGAGAGATTTGCATTGACTGGGAGTAATGGTTCTGGCAAAACAACCTTGCTCCGCATCCTTTGTCAGGAGGAAAACGCGACAGACGGGGAAGTATGGGTGAGCCCTGGTGTATCCTTTGGATATATGAGTCAGGATGTCGGTGATCTGCCGGCTGACAAGTCAGCAATCGAAGTCATTGGTTTACATGACAGAGAGGAGCAGCAAAGAGCAAAGCTGATTCTGACCCATTTAGGTTTGTCCAGAGATGACATAATCAAGCCGATGCAAGCTCTGTCCCTCGGTCAACGGACAAAAGTGAAGCTTGCCTGTCTGCTTCTTCAAGGCTATGAGCTATTGATTTTGGATGAACCGACTAATCATCTTGACCTTATCAGCAGGGAGAGACTTGAAAGCGCATTAGCCTCCTACCAGGGAACCGTCATAGCCGTATCTCATGACCGTTTTTTCTTAAATAAGATATGTGATAAACGCCTGCATATTGAGAATAAACAAATTAAGCGGCTGGAAGATAACGTTATAATGGAAGAAAAGACTGATTCGCTTGAGGAACAGCTAATGGTAATGGAAACCGAAATGACGGCTCTTCTCGGCAAGCTGAGTGAAAGGACAGCGGGTGATGGGATATATGAACAGCTTGATGAAAGGTTCAATGCCCTTGCCAGCCAGAAGAAAGACCTCCTGAAAAATAAAAGATAA
- a CDS encoding TetR/AcrR family transcriptional regulator, whose product MKIDRRTIKTRHLIKRAFTDIVHEKPINKITVKEIANLAGVNRSTFYQHFKDVYEVHEAVLEDFATEFIRLFRERGYQYHKEDTERSLRGLINYMQDNEKIFKILVRHDESVLVDKMSRKLIYYAKESKYEGYVRNPEQFVCAVYFLMHGIIGLLKKWFDQELDYFLAEVGNLIYTFIINGFVLRNQH is encoded by the coding sequence ATGAAAATCGATAGACGAACAATTAAAACAAGGCATTTGATCAAGCGTGCATTTACTGACATTGTTCATGAAAAACCAATCAATAAAATAACCGTGAAAGAAATTGCCAATCTGGCTGGGGTGAATAGAAGCACCTTTTATCAGCATTTCAAGGATGTATATGAGGTGCACGAGGCCGTATTAGAGGATTTTGCGACTGAATTTATTAGGTTATTCAGGGAGCGAGGATACCAATATCATAAGGAAGACACGGAACGGTCATTAAGGGGGTTAATAAACTACATGCAGGATAATGAAAAAATTTTTAAAATCCTTGTCAGGCATGATGAGAGTGTCCTTGTCGACAAAATGTCCCGAAAACTCATTTACTATGCAAAAGAAAGTAAATATGAAGGATATGTAAGAAATCCTGAACAATTCGTTTGTGCTGTTTATTTCCTTATGCATGGAATCATAGGGTTATTGAAGAAATGGTTTGATCAAGAGTTGGATTACTTCCTGGCTGAGGTAGGAAATCTCATTTATACATTCATCATCAATGGATTTGTCTTAAGAAACCAGCACTAA
- a CDS encoding MOSC domain-containing protein: MLVGHVKGLMRHPVKSFTGEEVTQTNVMPYGLYGDRSHAYRDLSRIDKFLTITQAPQMACYTASFQGEDDLERYPAIAVRTPNGVELEWDDPILLEELETLSKRPIQPVQYTTNEVPIGPLEEDHLLLVSEASIQSLSEEWGKALDYRRFRPNILLSLTEQQPFGEEQWIEKTLLIGDTVRISINKPCERCMIITVDPETGLRDPSLLKLVANTRKNYFGVYASVIATGPIHIGDDIRLLS; encoded by the coding sequence TTGTTGGTTGGTCATGTAAAAGGACTAATGCGGCACCCGGTTAAATCATTTACGGGTGAGGAAGTGACGCAAACGAATGTCATGCCTTATGGATTATACGGGGACCGGAGTCATGCTTATCGTGATCTTTCCCGGATAGACAAATTTTTGACCATCACCCAGGCACCGCAAATGGCCTGCTACACAGCGTCCTTTCAAGGAGAAGATGATTTAGAGCGCTATCCGGCCATTGCAGTCCGAACACCAAATGGCGTTGAACTTGAATGGGATGACCCAATACTGCTAGAAGAACTGGAGACATTATCCAAAAGGCCAATCCAGCCTGTACAATACACTACTAATGAGGTTCCAATCGGACCGCTTGAGGAGGACCATTTACTCCTAGTCTCGGAAGCTTCCATTCAATCCTTATCTGAGGAATGGGGAAAAGCACTTGATTACAGACGCTTCCGGCCAAATATTCTTCTCTCGCTAACTGAACAGCAGCCATTTGGTGAGGAACAATGGATTGAGAAGACACTCTTAATTGGCGATACCGTGAGAATCTCCATCAATAAACCTTGCGAGCGCTGCATGATTATTACCGTTGATCCCGAAACCGGACTAAGAGATCCCTCTCTTTTAAAGCTTGTCGCTAATACTCGGAAGAATTATTTTGGTGTATATGCCTCGGTCATTGCAACCGGGCCGATTCATATAGGTGATGATATTCGCCTTTTATCATAA
- a CDS encoding potassium channel family protein gives MKSYLVIGAGRFGTGIVKELHKQHCEVVVSDKDERNLELLDEYSTHAIVGDLREGDVLDELKIDQFNAVFIAIGSDAYSAILITKKVKERKAKKIIAKANNREIGEILQSLGADRVILPEEEAGRKVARQEMLTGVIEYIEITKDISAIEMEVPELMHGKSLNEMNFSRKFDITVSLVLRNGEPILSHFADLQLQPGDDFLLIGSNTSIDKFKKKYK, from the coding sequence ATGAAGTCATATTTAGTCATTGGAGCCGGACGATTTGGAACTGGGATTGTCAAGGAGCTTCACAAACAGCACTGTGAAGTGGTTGTCAGTGACAAGGATGAACGAAACCTTGAGCTGCTTGATGAGTATTCAACACATGCCATCGTTGGGGACCTCCGCGAAGGCGATGTGCTCGATGAATTGAAGATTGATCAGTTCAACGCTGTATTCATTGCAATTGGTTCTGACGCTTATTCCGCGATTCTTATCACAAAAAAGGTCAAGGAACGAAAAGCGAAAAAAATCATAGCGAAGGCAAATAACCGGGAAATCGGGGAAATCCTGCAAAGCTTGGGCGCTGACCGTGTCATCCTTCCTGAAGAAGAGGCCGGTAGAAAGGTTGCCCGACAAGAAATGCTTACAGGTGTGATTGAATATATTGAGATTACGAAAGATATTTCCGCGATTGAAATGGAGGTTCCGGAATTGATGCATGGGAAGTCATTGAATGAAATGAACTTCTCAAGGAAGTTTGACATTACTGTATCCTTGGTGCTTCGCAATGGTGAACCTATTCTCTCACACTTTGCTGATTTGCAGCTCCAGCCTGGCGATGACTTTCTGCTCATTGGGTCGAATACAAGCATTGATAAATTCAAGAAAAAATATAAATAA